Proteins encoded within one genomic window of Candidatus Nanopelagicales bacterium:
- a CDS encoding dodecin family protein, with product MANRTYGLSEVVGTSPDGVDAAIQNAITRAAKTVRHIDWFEVTQIRGYVRHGSVDHFQVALKLGFRLEDK from the coding sequence ATGGCGAATCGCACATACGGTCTCAGCGAAGTTGTAGGAACCAGCCCTGACGGCGTCGACGCGGCAATTCAAAATGCCATCACGCGCGCTGCCAAGACGGTTCGGCATATCGACTGGTTCGAGGTGACCCAGATCCGCGGCTACGTCCGGCACGGCAGCGTCGATCACTTCCAGGTGGCGCTCAAGCTTGGCTTCCGGCTCGAGGACAAGTAG